Genomic segment of Armatimonadota bacterium:
GGACCAGTCGTCGTTCAGACGATAGCCGGCCTTAGCATCGAGCCTGATGTGCTCCGCACCGTACAAATCCAGGCTGCCGAACGTCATCCCGGAGAAGCGGCGGTCGAGCCCCAGGCCCAGCTTGGACGAGTAGAAGCCGTATCGCAGATCCGTCCGGCTGTTGAGGGGCTTCGCGCCCTGCAGAATCAGCCTGTTGCCGGCCCCGACGTCGTACAGCCCAAGCCTGATGTAGTCATCACCCCGCAGAGGCACCTTCGTCGTCAGTTCGGCGCGCAGACGGTCATCGCCCGGCAGATACAGCACATCGAGGTCTACCCCCTCGGCGGGTGACTTGAAGCTCGGCCTCTTGGCGGAGAAGACCCTGTTGACCCGGTCTATGGTCTCCCGGGCTTCGCCGACGGCGGCCCTTGTCTCGGCGACTGTCTGGCGGATGTCCTCGTGGAACTTGGGATCGGTCATCAGGCTCTCGACTCCCAAGGCGCTCCTCTCGAGGCTCGAGACGACCCGTTCGAGCGTTTCGGCCGAACGGCGCGCAGACGCCGTCGTATCCCGCAGGTCTCCCTGTATGACACCCTCGGCAACAAACGACTCCAGTTCCGCGGTCATTCCTCGCACACTCTGTCCGGCGGAGCGCAAGCTGGACATGATAGCATCAATGTCGTCCTGGGAGCGTACCACAGTCTGACCGGCGGACGCCATTATCGCGTTCAGTTCCCCGGTAGCGCGGGCGATATTGGCCACCGATTGAGCGATGCCGGCGTTCAGCCTCTCATCGCCCATCATTTCCTTGAGACTCGCCGTCGCATCCGCAAGGTTCTCGAGAACTTCCTGCGCCTTAGGCATCATATCCTCCAGCCTGGCGGGAATGACGCCTTCCACAGTCGCGCCGTCCGACATGAAGCGCGATGATTCGCGGTTCGGGATCACCTCGATAAGCTGCTGAGAGATGAGAATGCCGCTCTGCAGCGCGAACTGAGAACCCTCCGGAATGCGGTACTTGCGGTTGATGTCGAGCACGACCTTCGCGCGTTGATCGTCGTTGAGCGTCACGCTCGAAACCTGCCCGATCGTGACACCCGCCATGCGCACCTCAGCACCCGGCATGATCCCGAGTGCGTTGTCGAATGTCACGCGGACGCTGTACTTGTTGCGGCTGAACGTATAACCCTTGAGGAACAGGAAGACGCCCGCAAGGACCGCGACAGCCAACAGGACCAATATGCCTACTCTGGCCGCAGGACTAAGTGTCATACCCTACCCTCACTCCCTCACCGACGGCTTGATGGGGCCTTCGGCCCGGCCCTGGATGAACTGCTGAACACGTTCATCACTGGAGGAGCGAATCTCGTCAGGACTCCCCAAGGCGATAATCGTGCCGTCATGAAGCATGGCGACCCTGTCGGAGATCGAGAAGACGCTCTTGATATCGTGCGAGACCACCACCGAGGTCACGCCAAGCTTGTCTCTCATATCCACTATCAGGTCGCCGATAACCTGCGTCATCACCGGGTCGAGTCCGCTGGTGGGCTCATCGTAGAACAGGAGTTCCGGGTTCATGGCGATGGCCCGAGCCAACCCTACCCGCTTTCTCATACCACCGCTCAGCTGAGCCGGGAGCATTTCCTCAGTGCCCGGGAGACCGACAAGATCGAGCTTCTCCGCGACTATGTCGCCTATTTCCTTCCTGCCGAGCCTGGTGTGCCTCGCCAGAGAGAAAGCGACGTTCTCAAAGACGGTCATCGAATCGAATAGGGCGCCGTACTGGAAGACCACGCCAGCTCGATGGCGAACGCGGTTCAACTCCTCCTCGGGCAGGCGGGTGATGTCCGTCTGGTCGAGTATCACTTGCCCGGACGCCGGCCGAATGAGTCCCGACATGATCTTCAAAAGGGTAGTCTTCCCCG
This window contains:
- a CDS encoding MCE family protein; translated protein: MTLSPAARVGILVLLAVAVLAGVFLFLKGYTFSRNKYSVRVTFDNALGIMPGAEVRMAGVTIGQVSSVTLNDDQRAKVVLDINRKYRIPEGSQFALQSGILISQQLIEVIPNRESSRFMSDGATVEGVIPARLEDMMPKAQEVLENLADATASLKEMMGDERLNAGIAQSVANIARATGELNAIMASAGQTVVRSQDDIDAIMSSLRSAGQSVRGMTAELESFVAEGVIQGDLRDTTASARRSAETLERVVSSLERSALGVESLMTDPKFHEDIRQTVAETRAAVGEARETIDRVNRVFSAKRPSFKSPAEGVDLDVLYLPGDDRLRAELTTKVPLRGDDYIRLGLYDVGAGNRLILQGAKPLNSRTDLRYGFYSSKLGLGLDRRFSGMTFGSLDLYGAEHIRLDAKAGYRLNDDWSVLLGVDELLGANRAGLGVRLTR
- a CDS encoding ABC transporter ATP-binding protein, yielding MITVRGLHYRVDDRDILRDLNLHIRAGETVTVMGMSGSGKTTLLKIMSGLIRPASGQVILDQTDITRLPEEELNRVRHRAGVVFQYGALFDSMTVFENVAFSLARHTRLGRKEIGDIVAEKLDLVGLPGTEEMLPAQLSGGMRKRVGLARAIAMNPELLFYDEPTSGLDPVMTQVIGDLIVDMRDKLGVTSVVVSHDIKSVFSISDRVAMLHDGTIIALGSPDEIRSSSDERVQQFIQGRAEGPIKPSVRE